Proteins from a genomic interval of Salinivibrio kushneri:
- a CDS encoding transglycosylase SLT domain-containing protein: MSRKRFSRHIGALFTVVMVSGCATPPPDNPNNLCAIFDQHPDWFEAAVDMEEEWGTPIQVAMAFVKQESAFVHDALPPRDYVLGILPWGRVSSAYGYAQAQDPAWSDYQKATDNGGARTDFADALQFIGWYTDATYRQLGVSKWDVYRQYLAYHEGRGGFQRGSFEGKPGLKRVARKVEQQAKDYGWQLKGCRQRLEDNLSWWPF, translated from the coding sequence ATGAGCAGGAAGCGCTTTTCCCGTCATATTGGTGCACTTTTCACCGTGGTGATGGTATCAGGATGTGCCACACCACCGCCGGATAATCCCAACAACCTCTGTGCGATCTTCGACCAACACCCCGATTGGTTTGAAGCGGCGGTGGATATGGAAGAGGAATGGGGGACGCCCATCCAAGTGGCCATGGCGTTCGTAAAGCAAGAGAGTGCATTTGTGCATGATGCCTTGCCCCCGCGTGATTATGTGTTAGGCATCCTGCCGTGGGGGCGAGTGAGCAGTGCCTATGGCTATGCGCAGGCGCAAGACCCGGCTTGGTCTGATTATCAAAAAGCCACAGATAATGGCGGCGCCCGTACTGACTTTGCCGACGCGTTACAGTTTATTGGCTGGTATACCGATGCAACCTACCGCCAACTCGGGGTGTCAAAGTGGGATGTGTATCGCCAATATTTGGCTTACCATGAAGGTAGAGGTGGATTTCAGCGCGGCTCGTTTGAGGGGAAACCTGGGTTAAAACGCGTGGCGCGCAAAGTCGAACAACAAGCAAAGGACTACGGTTGGCAGCTAAAAGGTTGCCGACAACGACTCGAGGATAATCTGAGCTGGTGGCCATTTTAA
- a CDS encoding substrate-binding domain-containing protein: MVMSSAHGSLNGFWSYDEYLALHPEQKRLTTELDALVQRDPVPFLGAMEPIKISVVVPGEQISDYWQRNVRAFERRLNALNIPYELQEVTTRPNTDIREQSASLYAALRDGADYLIFTLNSVRHRKFINHVLSQNQTKLILQNITTPVKAWQDNQPFLYVGFDHQRGSRALASYYQERYPEGVNYSVLYFSQGYVSDARGDTFIEAMSSHGDSSLLSAYYTKGDQESGYQAAKAMLNNNPKLDFIYACATDVAFGAVQALDELGRDTVGLNGWGGGSAELDAIAAGQLDVTVMRMNDDTGVAMAEAIKRDIEHQPVPVVYSGRFEVVTRYDDPERIKALKKQAFRYSD; this comes from the coding sequence ATGGTGATGTCCAGTGCCCACGGATCACTCAATGGTTTTTGGTCCTATGATGAGTATCTTGCGCTGCACCCGGAGCAGAAAAGGCTAACCACCGAATTGGATGCGCTCGTACAGCGTGATCCCGTGCCTTTTTTAGGTGCCATGGAGCCGATAAAAATCTCAGTGGTGGTGCCAGGCGAGCAAATATCCGATTACTGGCAGCGTAATGTGCGTGCCTTCGAGCGGCGGCTGAATGCGCTCAATATCCCATATGAGCTTCAGGAAGTGACGACGCGCCCCAATACTGATATTCGTGAGCAAAGTGCCTCGTTGTATGCGGCGTTACGTGATGGTGCCGATTATCTTATTTTTACGTTGAACAGTGTGCGCCACCGTAAATTTATTAACCATGTGTTATCCCAGAACCAAACCAAGCTTATTTTGCAAAATATCACCACGCCCGTAAAAGCGTGGCAAGACAATCAGCCGTTCTTATATGTGGGGTTTGATCACCAACGTGGTAGTCGTGCATTGGCAAGCTATTACCAAGAGCGATATCCTGAAGGCGTGAACTATTCGGTGCTTTATTTTTCGCAAGGTTATGTCAGTGATGCGCGGGGAGATACCTTTATTGAGGCCATGAGCTCGCACGGTGATAGCAGCTTGCTGTCTGCTTATTACACCAAGGGTGATCAAGAATCGGGTTACCAAGCGGCGAAAGCGATGCTAAATAATAATCCAAAGCTCGACTTTATTTATGCGTGTGCAACCGATGTCGCGTTTGGTGCCGTCCAGGCCTTAGATGAATTAGGTCGTGATACGGTTGGGCTCAACGGCTGGGGCGGTGGCTCGGCAGAACTCGACGCGATTGCCGCCGGTCAGCTCGATGTGACTGTGATGAGAATGAATGATGACACAGGTGTCGCCATGGCCGAGGCGATCAAGCGTGATATTGAGCATCAACCTGTGCCTGTGGTCTATTCTGGGCGGTTTGAAGTGGTTACTCGCTACGATGATCCTGAGCGAATAAAAGCGCTCAAAAAACAAGCATTTAGATATTCGGACTAA
- the luxS gene encoding S-ribosylhomocysteine lyase: protein MPLLDSFTVDHTRMHAPAVRVAKTMQTPSGDTITVFDLRFCRPNEEHLTEKGIHTLEHLFAGFMRNHLNSDKVEIIDISPMGCRTGFYMSLIGEPQEPEVAKAWELAMEDVLVVPSQDKIPELNEYQCGTYEMHSLNEAKDIARAIIDAGVTVNKNDDLSLPESMLQTLRVD, encoded by the coding sequence ATGCCACTATTAGATAGTTTTACGGTTGACCATACGCGTATGCATGCACCGGCTGTGCGCGTTGCAAAAACGATGCAGACCCCCAGCGGTGATACGATTACCGTGTTTGACCTTCGTTTTTGTCGTCCTAACGAAGAGCACTTGACGGAAAAAGGGATCCACACGCTCGAGCACCTGTTTGCTGGGTTTATGCGTAACCACCTCAACAGCGACAAGGTGGAGATCATTGATATCTCGCCGATGGGGTGTCGTACAGGCTTCTACATGAGCCTGATTGGTGAGCCCCAAGAGCCTGAGGTGGCGAAAGCATGGGAATTGGCGATGGAAGATGTGCTGGTTGTACCGTCGCAAGACAAGATCCCTGAGCTTAACGAGTATCAATGCGGGACGTATGAGATGCACTCACTTAACGAGGCGAAAGATATCGCGCGTGCCATCATCGATGCCGGGGTGACCGTGAACAAAAACGATGATCTTTCCTTACCTGAGTCCATGTTACAAACGTTGCGTGTCGACTAG
- the gshA gene encoding glutamate--cysteine ligase, whose translation MTDFTQRLARLAQNPDALKGIGRGLEREALRITPTGHLAQTAHPETLGSALTHRWITTDFAESLLEFITPVNTSVKGMLDELQDIHRFTYQQMGDEQLWPMSMPCVVASEDDITLAQYGSSNIGRMKTLYRQGLKHRYGSVMQVISGVHFNISLPETFWQHLYHSDTVSQASVTQGYFDLIRNYYRHGWMIPYLFGASPALCGSFIKHAESQLPFEHMPSGTCYLPYATSLRLSDLGYTNNAQADLKIGFNTLEQYLEGLRNAIRTPSHTFAKLGIRDGETYRQLNTNVLQIENELYAPIRPKRNAESGEKPTEALERGGVEYIEVRSLDVNPYSAVGIEEDQIHFLDLFVAWCALSPSEPMTDPELNCWRDNWNKIVLEGRKPGLTLTTGCEGETLTQAEWGLQVMGELKQLAKVMDQAVGDHRYETVCDKMITCFDNPELTLSGRVLADVIAQGGIGGLGLSLARDHKAALADVPYNIHSDADFLQEAKQSVARQKAVEDSDKQSFEAFLNAYFKDVPMAESW comes from the coding sequence TTGACTGACTTTACCCAACGGTTAGCGCGTTTAGCGCAAAACCCAGATGCCTTAAAGGGGATTGGCCGCGGATTGGAGCGCGAGGCATTACGCATTACGCCAACAGGCCATTTAGCGCAGACGGCGCATCCAGAGACACTTGGATCCGCGCTGACACACCGTTGGATCACGACGGATTTTGCGGAATCGCTGTTGGAGTTTATTACCCCTGTTAACACCTCGGTGAAAGGGATGCTGGATGAGTTGCAGGACATCCATCGCTTTACCTATCAGCAAATGGGCGACGAACAATTGTGGCCCATGTCAATGCCATGCGTGGTGGCATCGGAAGACGATATCACCTTGGCGCAATACGGCAGCTCAAATATCGGCCGCATGAAGACCTTGTATCGGCAAGGGCTCAAGCATCGCTATGGCAGTGTCATGCAAGTGATCTCAGGAGTGCACTTTAACATCTCTTTGCCTGAGACATTTTGGCAGCATTTGTACCACTCAGACACGGTAAGCCAAGCGTCAGTCACCCAAGGGTACTTTGATCTTATTCGTAATTATTACCGCCATGGTTGGATGATCCCTTATCTATTTGGTGCGTCACCTGCTTTATGTGGCTCGTTTATCAAGCATGCGGAAAGCCAATTGCCCTTTGAGCATATGCCGTCAGGGACGTGTTACTTACCTTATGCAACGTCGCTGCGCTTGAGTGATTTGGGGTATACCAACAATGCGCAAGCGGATCTAAAAATTGGCTTTAACACCCTAGAGCAATATCTTGAAGGTTTAAGAAACGCGATTCGTACCCCCTCACACACGTTTGCCAAGCTAGGTATTCGTGATGGCGAGACGTATCGTCAGCTCAACACCAATGTGCTGCAAATTGAAAACGAGCTATATGCCCCCATACGCCCTAAGCGGAATGCCGAAAGCGGTGAAAAGCCGACCGAAGCGCTTGAGCGAGGCGGTGTCGAGTACATCGAGGTCCGCTCTTTGGATGTGAACCCATACAGCGCGGTGGGGATTGAAGAGGATCAGATTCATTTCCTTGATCTGTTCGTCGCCTGGTGTGCCTTGTCCCCCTCTGAGCCGATGACCGATCCTGAACTCAATTGCTGGCGTGACAATTGGAACAAAATTGTACTCGAAGGCCGCAAACCAGGGTTAACCCTGACCACAGGATGTGAAGGCGAGACCCTCACGCAAGCAGAGTGGGGATTACAAGTAATGGGTGAGCTTAAGCAGTTGGCGAAAGTGATGGATCAAGCCGTTGGGGATCATCGTTATGAGACCGTCTGTGACAAGATGATCACCTGCTTTGATAACCCAGAGCTCACACTATCTGGCCGTGTTCTCGCTGACGTGATAGCGCAAGGTGGAATTGGCGGCCTAGGGCTAAGCCTTGCGCGTGACCACAAAGCGGCGCTAGCGGATGTGCCTTACAATATCCACAGTGATGCCGACTTTTTACAAGAAGCCAAACAAAGCGTTGCGCGTCAAAAAGCGGTAGAAGACAGTGATAAACAAAGCTTTGAAGCGTTTTTGAATGCTTACTTTAAAGATGTGCCCATGGCTGAAAGCTGGTAA
- a CDS encoding LuxQ periplasmic sensor domain-containing protein, giving the protein MAISGPPKLSLSQLLTRLIVVFFLFVTAGVYIQSYQLTLAGINQEITRTLTQTSRLLQNVFDSRLTSLQIHQNTNAASMTLQSMVANEDSAALDDYFIEQEQQDVANTPDFRFIAKDDRVLWHDGSSLFHGIDREQLEQLRLQLRGINRWALTTITTEMEQSYLLMRRTPIVFQSSGKLGGYLYVVVMLNGNFSFVKSLQRASGTQAVWLSADNVTLASTLSSNDDIGRDLTLPAPGESQAFRHYLVSQAKLRIAGEPSKITLLSAQQNDNVVALQRQMGINLLLTTMVIIVAAIWVNRFVQTRIADSLEKLMRYTQGARSRQRTLPFAGSDIEEFNHIGKTLESTFDALYEKERSLQDLFDYALSPIIVWDTHFDITRINPAAKLKLNYDEQIHASSWLYDQFMYAITPHLQRALNGTILKGVNIEIDRRVYRWNLAPLMVDNQVKAVIGQGQEITSLIEAEQQSQRAKEAAEASARAKSEFLAKMSHEIRTPLNGILGITQILSDKAKEKEQKDLLGSLYQSGEHLLTVLNDVLDLSKIEQGKMTIEHDDFYLQDMVRTVENIYTPICESKQIALTIDAPVAGDTMVYSDQSRLTQILFNLMSNAVKFTHVGKVGMTIKLVESGEQTSLHIEVTDTGVGMNQQALASLFDPFVQADSSVTRTYGGSVLGLSIVKSLLDLLGGEIDVTSEPEKGSRFMVTVPVTVTHAKPAQAVEADPFDPASLGIERVLLVEDNKINAMVAQAFCNKYQIDVDWVKDGEQALERLQQAPYDLVLMDNHMPNLGGIDATKAIRHTLGLRVPIYACTADAYGHVHEAFYQAGADYVIVKPIKEASFIEALRHYTFTENSSS; this is encoded by the coding sequence ATGGCCATATCGGGACCGCCGAAGCTGTCACTGTCTCAATTACTGACCCGTTTGATCGTGGTCTTCTTCCTCTTTGTGACGGCCGGGGTGTATATACAGAGTTATCAGCTGACGTTGGCGGGGATTAATCAAGAAATCACCCGTACCCTGACGCAGACGTCTCGTCTGCTGCAAAATGTGTTTGATAGTCGCTTGACCTCGTTGCAAATTCATCAAAACACCAATGCCGCGAGTATGACACTGCAATCAATGGTGGCGAATGAAGACAGTGCTGCCTTAGATGATTACTTTATCGAGCAAGAACAGCAAGACGTGGCCAATACCCCCGATTTTCGCTTTATCGCCAAAGACGACCGTGTGCTGTGGCATGACGGTAGCAGCCTCTTTCATGGTATTGATCGTGAGCAGTTAGAGCAGCTACGCCTCCAGTTAAGGGGGATTAATCGGTGGGCGTTAACCACCATCACCACAGAAATGGAGCAGAGCTACCTGTTAATGCGACGCACACCGATTGTGTTTCAATCTAGCGGCAAGCTGGGGGGCTACTTATATGTGGTGGTGATGCTTAATGGCAACTTCTCGTTTGTCAAAAGTTTGCAGCGCGCCAGTGGTACGCAAGCGGTGTGGTTGTCTGCCGATAACGTCACTCTCGCCTCGACCTTGAGCAGCAACGATGATATTGGCCGCGATCTCACGCTTCCCGCGCCAGGCGAGAGTCAAGCATTTCGCCACTATTTAGTGAGCCAAGCCAAGTTACGCATTGCTGGTGAGCCTTCAAAAATTACGCTTCTGTCGGCACAGCAAAATGACAATGTGGTGGCATTGCAGCGGCAAATGGGGATTAACCTGCTGCTGACCACGATGGTGATTATCGTGGCAGCGATCTGGGTTAATCGATTTGTGCAAACGCGCATCGCAGATTCACTGGAAAAGTTGATGCGTTATACCCAAGGCGCGCGCTCTCGACAGCGCACCTTGCCCTTTGCAGGATCGGATATTGAAGAGTTTAACCATATCGGTAAAACCTTGGAGTCCACGTTTGATGCCTTGTATGAAAAAGAGCGCTCACTCCAAGACCTGTTTGATTATGCCTTGTCACCCATCATCGTTTGGGACACCCACTTTGACATTACACGGATTAACCCCGCGGCCAAACTAAAGCTTAACTATGACGAGCAAATTCATGCCTCGAGTTGGCTCTACGACCAGTTTATGTATGCGATTACCCCGCACCTACAACGCGCATTAAACGGGACGATTTTAAAAGGGGTGAACATAGAGATTGATCGTCGAGTGTATCGTTGGAATCTGGCGCCGTTAATGGTCGACAACCAAGTGAAAGCGGTGATTGGGCAGGGTCAAGAAATCACGTCATTGATCGAAGCGGAGCAGCAAAGTCAACGAGCCAAAGAGGCGGCTGAAGCCTCTGCCCGTGCCAAGTCGGAGTTCTTGGCTAAGATGAGCCATGAAATTCGAACGCCGCTTAATGGTATCTTAGGGATTACCCAAATATTGAGTGATAAGGCAAAAGAAAAAGAGCAAAAAGATCTTTTAGGGAGTCTCTATCAAAGTGGTGAGCACTTACTAACTGTGCTAAATGATGTGCTTGACCTTTCCAAAATTGAACAAGGAAAGATGACCATCGAGCACGACGACTTTTATCTGCAAGATATGGTTCGTACCGTTGAGAATATCTATACCCCGATTTGTGAGAGTAAACAGATTGCATTGACCATTGATGCCCCCGTCGCGGGTGACACCATGGTGTACTCTGATCAATCACGTCTGACTCAAATCCTGTTCAACTTGATGAGTAATGCGGTGAAGTTTACCCATGTCGGCAAGGTGGGGATGACCATCAAATTAGTCGAGTCGGGTGAGCAAACAAGCTTACATATAGAGGTCACTGACACGGGCGTGGGTATGAATCAACAAGCGCTAGCATCCTTGTTTGACCCTTTTGTACAAGCCGACTCCAGCGTCACGCGGACATACGGAGGCAGTGTCTTGGGCTTATCTATCGTGAAAAGCTTACTCGACTTGCTCGGGGGGGAGATTGATGTGACCAGTGAGCCGGAAAAAGGGAGTCGCTTTATGGTCACTGTGCCTGTGACCGTGACACACGCTAAACCTGCACAAGCCGTCGAGGCTGATCCCTTTGATCCGGCGTCTTTGGGCATTGAGCGGGTGTTGCTGGTCGAGGACAATAAAATCAATGCCATGGTGGCTCAAGCGTTTTGCAACAAATACCAGATTGATGTTGATTGGGTGAAAGATGGGGAGCAGGCTCTCGAACGTCTCCAACAAGCGCCCTATGATCTGGTATTAATGGATAACCATATGCCGAATCTTGGCGGCATTGATGCGACCAAAGCGATTCGTCATACGTTAGGGCTCCGCGTCCCCATTTATGCGTGCACGGCAGATGCGTACGGTCATGTTCATGAGGCCTTTTATCAAGCGGGTGCCGATTATGTGATTGTGAAACCCATCAAAGAGGCTAGCTTTATTGAAGCATTACGGCATTACACCTTTACGGAAAACAGCTCTTCATGA